From a single Acidobacteriota bacterium genomic region:
- a CDS encoding YkgJ family cysteine cluster protein, whose amino-acid sequence MTDSYHQLIEHVDKLVANLSSRYAQHLVCRAGCSGCCHHHLSVFAVEAAAVRKSVETLPESLRHRLEQQARVVLEAEARNEAVACPMLVEDRCAIYESRPLICRTQGLPLLIEAEDGVAEVDFCPLNFTMENAVDDLDETHLVPLDDLNLKLALVNLQHCREQGIADANSGKRVSMAEIILQTRT is encoded by the coding sequence GTGACTGATTCTTATCACCAACTCATCGAACACGTAGACAAACTGGTGGCAAACTTGTCGTCCCGTTACGCCCAGCATCTGGTCTGCCGCGCGGGGTGCAGCGGATGTTGTCACCATCATTTGTCTGTTTTCGCCGTCGAAGCCGCCGCCGTTCGCAAATCGGTTGAAACTTTGCCGGAATCGCTTCGCCACCGGTTGGAACAACAAGCCCGCGTCGTATTGGAAGCGGAAGCGCGCAACGAAGCGGTCGCTTGTCCAATGTTGGTTGAAGACCGCTGCGCCATTTACGAATCGCGCCCGCTGATTTGTCGCACGCAAGGATTGCCGCTGTTGATCGAAGCCGAAGACGGCGTGGCCGAAGTGGATTTCTGCCCGCTGAATTTCACGATGGAAAACGCGGTTGATGATTTGGACGAAACGCACTTGGTTCCCCTGGACGACCTGAACTTGAAGCTCGCGCTGGTGAATTTGCAGCATTGCCGGGAGCAGGGAATCGCCGATGCAAATAGCGGCAAACGTGTGTCCATGGCGGAAATTATCCTTCAAACCCGAACTTGA
- a CDS encoding GIY-YIG nuclease family protein produces MAVQHKTNSEKLPSGVYQIRCKITQKIYVGSAVNLSQRWGKHKMTLRRGTHRNSHLQKAWDKYGESAFEFEVLEYATRSELLLVEQKWIDKTRCTERKVGFNLYPIAGSPGDTFAQVWEGFIDPDGNEVTITNLFDFCRLNGLDFPSMHRLAKGQSKLKSYKGWTHKNSIRKREFIKTYDGFINPEGRPVGPIVNLAAFCREHGLDNTHMVAVAKGRLNNHRGWTHQNCKPKLEPKKYSGFVSPGGKRVVITNLSAFCRKFGLDAVHMHEVKSGKRKSHKGWTWRDHENKSSK; encoded by the coding sequence ATGGCTGTTCAACACAAAACCAACTCTGAAAAGCTGCCCTCAGGGGTATATCAGATTCGATGCAAAATCACTCAGAAGATTTATGTCGGCAGTGCCGTGAACCTCTCTCAACGTTGGGGCAAGCATAAAATGACCTTGCGCCGTGGCACTCACCGAAATTCGCACTTACAAAAAGCCTGGGACAAGTACGGCGAGTCGGCCTTTGAATTTGAAGTCTTAGAGTACGCAACTCGGTCTGAGCTTCTGCTTGTAGAACAAAAATGGATTGATAAAACGCGTTGTACAGAAAGAAAGGTGGGTTTCAATCTATACCCAATTGCGGGATCGCCGGGAGATACTTTCGCTCAAGTTTGGGAAGGGTTTATTGATCCCGATGGCAATGAAGTGACTATCACGAATCTCTTCGATTTTTGCAGGCTAAATGGATTGGATTTTCCATCCATGCATCGGTTGGCGAAAGGTCAAAGTAAACTGAAGTCATATAAAGGCTGGACACATAAAAACAGCATTCGCAAACGTGAATTCATAAAAACCTATGACGGCTTTATCAATCCTGAGGGCAGGCCCGTTGGCCCAATTGTCAATCTCGCTGCATTCTGCCGCGAACATGGACTTGATAATACCCACATGGTTGCCGTCGCAAAGGGAAGACTCAACAATCATCGCGGATGGACACATCAAAACTGCAAACCAAAGCTTGAGCCAAAGAAATATTCCGGGTTCGTTAGTCCTGGGGGAAAGCGTGTAGTCATTACCAATCTCAGTGCTTTTTGCCGAAAATTTGGGCTGGATGCTGTTCACATGCACGAAGTAAAAAGTGGCAAGCGGAAAAGTCACAAAGGTTGGACTTGGAGGGATCATGAAAATAAATCATCTAAATGA
- the gph gene encoding phosphoglycolate phosphatase (PGP is an essential enzyme in the glycolate salvage pathway in higher organisms (photorespiration in plants). Phosphoglycolate results from the oxidase activity of RubisCO in the Calvin cycle when concentrations of carbon dioxide are low relative to oxygen. This enzyme is a member of the Haloacid Dehalogenase (HAD) superfamily of aspartate-nucleophile hydrolase enzymes (PF00702).) has product MLVFFGGIAKAPIGVKTMSYHCLLFDLDGTLVDSRADLANSVNLMLAELGRDPLSSCRVLNFVGEGARLLVERSLTASSQLTPQPDEVDRALKIFRRHYREHLLDYTRVYPEVEETLALLRHLPKAVVTNKPYEFSVALLEGLGMLSQFKVVLGGDSLPERKPSPMMLLEAARGCGVEPSACLMVGDTKFDVSAGRAAGMKTCGYIPGFRGRTELAEAGADFLIERFSELCVLVECAQSQFLSESRAVASAAQATAD; this is encoded by the coding sequence ATGCTAGTATTTTTTGGAGGAATTGCAAAAGCCCCGATTGGTGTCAAAACGATGAGTTATCACTGTCTGCTTTTTGATCTGGATGGGACGCTGGTGGATTCGCGCGCTGATTTGGCGAATTCGGTCAATTTGATGCTGGCGGAACTTGGCCGCGATCCGTTGTCTTCGTGCCGCGTGCTGAATTTTGTCGGCGAAGGCGCACGGTTGCTGGTCGAACGCTCTTTGACTGCTTCAAGTCAGTTGACGCCGCAGCCCGATGAAGTGGATCGCGCATTGAAGATTTTTCGTCGTCATTACCGCGAACACTTGCTGGATTACACGCGCGTTTACCCGGAAGTGGAAGAGACTCTGGCGCTGTTACGCCACCTGCCGAAAGCCGTTGTCACAAACAAACCTTATGAGTTTTCCGTCGCGTTGCTGGAAGGGTTGGGGATGCTTTCGCAATTCAAAGTGGTGCTTGGCGGCGACAGTCTGCCTGAGCGCAAACCTTCGCCGATGATGTTGCTGGAAGCTGCGCGCGGTTGCGGCGTCGAACCGTCAGCATGTTTGATGGTTGGGGATACGAAATTCGATGTCAGCGCCGGACGCGCGGCGGGAATGAAAACTTGCGGGTATATTCCGGGCTTTCGCGGCAGAACGGAATTGGCGGAAGCCGGAGCCGATTTTTTGATCGAACGATTCAGCGAGCTATGTGTTTTGGTCGAATGCGCCCAATCACAGTTTTTATCGGAGTCGCGAGCGGTCGCCAGTGCTGCGCAGGCAACCGCCGATTGA
- a CDS encoding M20/M25/M40 family metallo-hydrolase gives MKTKLLLILLIALLSLLCAPSFAQTSPAAIAAKQYRQTHEHEIMTEYMNLLSIPNVASDKANIGRNANLIVQMLERRGVKTRLFEMPEIPEAPPVVYGEILTPAATRTLIFYAHYDGQPVEPTKWVGGDPFNPTLRSAAIEAGGKDIPFPAKGQPFNPEWRLYARSTGDDKAPVIAICAALDALKESKIALNANIKFFFEGEEEAGSPHLEKIVEKYRDLLAADAWLICDGPVDQTRRQQIYFGARGVTGFEITVYGPRRELHSGHYGNWAPNPALMLSKLLASMKDDDGRVLVKNFYDGLEPLSETEKRAFAEAPDNDALLKRELGLGWSEGGGKRLGELINLPSLNIRGFVSSSVGATARNVVPSTATASLDIRLVKGVDHVAAVDRVIAHIRAQGYFVTGADPDDATRLKYPKIAKVIRQGGYNASKTSMDLPISKAVIAAVESAHGKVIKMPTLGGSVPLYIFTDNLKTPCIGIPIANHDNNQHSANENMRLQNLWDGIETMAVLLMIR, from the coding sequence ATGAAAACCAAACTCTTGTTGATTTTGTTGATTGCACTGCTGTCGCTGTTGTGTGCGCCATCGTTTGCCCAGACTTCGCCTGCAGCCATAGCGGCGAAGCAGTATCGCCAAACGCACGAACACGAAATTATGACCGAGTACATGAATTTGCTTTCGATTCCGAACGTCGCTTCGGACAAGGCGAACATCGGTCGGAATGCGAATCTGATCGTGCAGATGCTGGAACGCAGAGGCGTGAAAACGCGCCTATTCGAAATGCCGGAAATTCCCGAAGCTCCGCCGGTCGTGTACGGCGAAATTCTGACGCCCGCCGCGACGCGAACGCTGATTTTTTACGCGCATTACGACGGCCAGCCGGTTGAACCCACCAAATGGGTTGGCGGCGATCCGTTCAACCCGACGCTTCGTTCGGCGGCGATTGAAGCCGGCGGCAAAGACATTCCGTTTCCGGCCAAAGGGCAACCGTTCAACCCCGAATGGAGGCTCTATGCGCGTTCCACGGGCGATGACAAAGCGCCCGTGATTGCCATTTGCGCGGCGCTCGATGCGCTGAAAGAAAGCAAAATTGCGCTCAACGCCAACATCAAATTTTTCTTTGAGGGCGAAGAAGAAGCCGGTTCGCCGCATCTGGAAAAAATCGTGGAAAAGTACCGCGACTTGCTCGCAGCCGATGCCTGGCTGATTTGCGATGGCCCGGTGGATCAAACGCGGCGGCAACAAATTTACTTCGGCGCGCGCGGCGTCACGGGATTTGAAATTACGGTTTACGGTCCGCGCCGCGAATTGCACAGCGGGCATTACGGAAACTGGGCGCCAAATCCGGCGTTGATGTTGTCAAAATTGCTGGCTTCGATGAAAGATGACGATGGGCGGGTGCTGGTCAAAAACTTTTACGATGGCCTTGAACCGTTGAGCGAAACTGAAAAGCGCGCTTTTGCCGAAGCGCCCGACAACGACGCGCTGCTCAAACGCGAACTCGGCCTGGGGTGGAGCGAAGGAGGCGGCAAAAGACTCGGCGAACTGATCAACCTGCCGTCGCTGAACATTCGCGGATTCGTCAGTTCTTCGGTCGGAGCGACGGCGCGCAATGTGGTTCCTTCGACGGCGACGGCTTCGCTGGATATTCGTCTGGTCAAAGGCGTAGATCACGTTGCGGCGGTGGATCGCGTCATCGCTCACATTCGCGCGCAAGGGTATTTCGTCACGGGCGCTGACCCCGACGACGCGACTCGGTTGAAGTACCCGAAAATCGCCAAAGTCATTCGGCAAGGCGGCTACAACGCCTCCAAAACTTCGATGGATTTGCCGATTTCCAAAGCCGTCATCGCCGCCGTCGAAAGCGCGCACGGCAAAGTCATCAAAATGCCAACATTGGGCGGCAGCGTCCCACTGTACATTTTTACCGATAATCTGAAAACGCCGTGCATCGGCATTCCCATCGCCAACCACGACAATAACCAGCACAGCGCCAACGAAAACATGCGGCTGCAAAATCTGTGGGACGGGATCGAAACGATGGCAGTGCTGTTGATGATTCGATGA
- a CDS encoding helix-turn-helix transcriptional regulator produces the protein MPHPPENLLTFHTLYESPLVSVRDYCCHIGCGGPGDDEQADGNQIVLMRHGAFTQHFGKRSLTTDVNQAIFFSKESTYRISHPTDRGDRGTIFAASPRILNDIVRELDPSVDKHPERPFPFVIGPCDSALFWRHRELVKKLEAAEVEPLEPLWADVTALQMMADVLEAAYVRYDLPRKSHRNGTESDHADRAEAAKTYLASQISETVTLDEVARAVFTSPFHLARIFQKHTGVPVHRYLTQLRLRASLERLAEGADDLTALALELGFSSHSHFTDTFRKEFGLTPSEVRLNASQSSLREMSKNLEV, from the coding sequence ATGCCACATCCGCCGGAAAACCTGCTCACGTTTCACACGCTTTACGAAAGCCCGCTGGTCAGCGTGCGCGATTACTGTTGCCACATCGGTTGCGGCGGCCCTGGCGATGACGAACAGGCAGACGGCAACCAAATCGTGTTGATGCGACACGGGGCTTTTACCCAGCATTTCGGCAAACGCAGCCTGACCACCGACGTCAATCAGGCAATTTTCTTTTCCAAAGAATCCACCTATCGCATCAGCCATCCGACGGATCGCGGAGATCGCGGCACGATTTTCGCCGCTTCGCCGCGTATCTTGAATGACATTGTTCGGGAACTCGATCCATCAGTGGATAAACATCCGGAACGCCCGTTTCCGTTCGTCATTGGGCCTTGTGATTCCGCGTTATTCTGGCGGCATCGTGAGTTGGTGAAAAAACTCGAAGCGGCTGAGGTTGAACCATTGGAACCGCTTTGGGCGGACGTGACGGCGTTGCAAATGATGGCTGATGTTCTGGAAGCTGCTTACGTGCGGTACGATTTGCCCCGAAAATCTCACCGAAATGGAACCGAATCCGATCACGCCGACCGCGCCGAAGCCGCCAAAACCTATTTGGCCAGCCAAATTTCCGAAACTGTCACATTGGATGAAGTCGCCCGCGCAGTATTCACCTCGCCATTTCATCTGGCGCGCATTTTTCAAAAACATACTGGCGTTCCAGTGCATCGGTATTTGACGCAATTGCGGCTGCGCGCCTCGTTGGAACGGTTGGCCGAAGGCGCCGACGATTTGACGGCCCTGGCACTGGAACTCGGTTTTTCCAGCCACAGCCATTTCACCGACACCTTCCGCAAAGAATTCGGCCTGACGCCGTCTGAAGTCCGCCTGAACGCCAGCCAGAGCAGCTTGCGCGAAATGAGCAAGAATCTGGAAGTCTGA